The following is a genomic window from Actinomadura sp. WMMB 499.
CGTGCCGGGCCTGCGGGTGGTCGTCGGCGAGGCGCCGGAGGCCCTCGAGGGGCTGGACGAGCCGGACGCGGTGTTCGTCGGCGGCGGCGCCACGGTCGCGGGGCTGATCGACGCGTGCTGGGCGGCGCTGCGGCCGGGCGGGCGGCTCGTCGCGAACGCGGTCACGCTGGAGTCGGAGAGCGCCCTGCTGGAGGCGCGCGGGCGGCTCGGCGGCGACCTGACCAGGATCGAGGTGAGCCGGGCCGGGCCGGTCGGCGGGTTCACGGGATGGCGGGCGAAGATGCCGGTGACGCAGTGGTGCGCGGTGAAGGGGCGGTGACGCGGTGACGGTGCACTTCATCGGCGCCGGTCCCGGTGCCGCCGACCTCATGACGGTGCGGGGCCGCGACCTGGTCGCCGCGTCGCCCGTCTGCCTCTACGCGGGCAGCCTCGTCCCGGTCGAGGTGCTGGAGTGGTGCCCGCCGGGCGCGCGGCTCGTCGACACGGCGAACATGGTGCTGGACGACATCGTCGCCGAGCTCGTGGCCGCGCACGGCCGGGGCGACGACGTGGCGCGGCTGCATTCGGGCGATCCGTCGGTGTTCAGCGCGATGGCCGAGCAGATGCGGCGGCTCGACGCGGCGGGCGTCCCGTACGACGTGACGCCCGGGGTGCCGGCGTTCGCGGCGGCGGCCGCGGCGCTGGGCCGGGAGCTGACGGTGCCGGAGGTCGCGCAGACGGTCGTGCTGACGCGCACGTCGGCGCGGGCGACGCCGATGCCGCCGGGCGAGGACCTGGCGGCGCTCGGCCGGAGCCGCGCGACGATGGTGCTGCATCTCGCGGTGCAGCGGATCGACGCTGTGGTGGCGGAACTGGTCCCGAACTACGGGGGCGACTGCCCGGTCGCGGTGGTGGCACGGGCGTCGCGGGAGGACGAGCTGGTCCTGCGGGGCACGCTCGCCGACATCGCGGAGAAGGTCCGGGCGGCGGGAGTGCGGCGGACCGCGGTGATCATCGTGGGGGCGGTGCTGGGCGCGGAGAACTTCCCCGACAGCCACCTGTACTCGGCCGCCCGCAGCCGGACGGGCGATTCCTGAGCCCCGGACGGTGGGGCCCGCGCCGGCGGCGCGGGCCCCACCGGGTTCGCCGGCACTACTCCAGTGGCGGCAGGTTGGACGGGGGAAGGTCGGGCCCCAGGTCGGGGGCGGTCTCGGTGGAGACGACCCGGCGCGGGGGCCACTGCACGCCCTTCGGGGGCCATTTCTGGCCCGTCCGCTCGAGGAACCACCGCGGCGGCTCGTAGAGGGGGAGCTCGTAGTCGCCGGGCAGCATGCTCTTCCACTTGATCTTCGCGGTGCGGCGTTCGAACTCGTCCTTCATCTCGCCGACCACCTTCGGCTGGGTGAGCAGGTCGACGGTGGTCCCGGCGAGGTATTTGGCGGCCATCAGCATCGCGACGTGGCCGGGGTGCGCGGCGCCGGTCGCCGTGTGGTGCCAGGAGTGGTTCTTGGTGCCGCCGGGCTGGTGCGCGGCGCCCATCTGGATGGTGGGGACCTGCCAGCTGATGTCGGCGACGTCGGTGGAGCCCCCGCCGGTGAACACCGGGGCCGGCGGGGTCAGCGGGCTGATCTCGTCGGCGAAGCCGGTCTCCTCCGCGCCGTTGGAGCGCTGCAGCGCCTTGCCGAACTTCTGGTCGGCGGCGGAGAACTTCGGCGCGCCGATCTGGGACATATTGGCGTGCATGAGCTCGGCGCCGCGCTTGTTGCCGAGCTTGTTCCACACGGCGCCCACGATGCGGTGCTCCATCCGCGTCCCGGTGGCCATCGCCGCGGCCTCCGCGCACTGGATGATCCGGTCCATCAGGATCCGGGCGCGCGCCGGGCTGCCCTCGCGGGCGTAGTACCAGATGCTGGACAGGGTGGGGAACACGTTCGGCGCCTGGCCGGTCTGCCGGATCGCGTAGTGCATCCGGGACGTGGGCGCCTGGTAGCTCTCCCGCAGGTACTCGGTCAGTGTCGACATCGCCGTCACGGCGTCCTGGGTGGAGCGGGTCGCCAGGGGTGAGCCGCCATGGCCGTCGGTGCCGAGGAAATGGAACGCGACGCTGTACATGGCGTTGCCGGAGCCCCAGCCGGTCCCGTTTCTGGTGCTCGGGTGCCAGTCGACGAAGGCGTCCAGTCCCTTGTAGACGCCCGCCTTCACCGCCACCGACTTGCCGACGAGCTGCTCCTCCGCGGTGGACCCGAAGAACTTGAGCGTCCCGTCGAGGCCGCGGGCCTTCATCGCGGCGGCGGTGGCCGCCGCCGCACCGGCCGCGGCGGCGCCGAGGGCGTTGTGCCCGCAGCCGTGCCCGTACCCGTAGGTCGGGGCGTACGGGTCGTGGTTGTAGACGAGGGGCGAGTGCTTGGGGTTGCCCTTCTCCTGGGACAGTCCCGGGAGGGCGTCGTACTCGCCGCTGAAGCCGACCACCGGCTTGCCGGTGCCGTGGCTGAACGTGGCGACGAACGCGGTCGGCATACCGCCCGAGCCCCACTCGATCGTGAAGCCGTTCGCCGCGAGGAACTGCGCCTGCGCCCACGAGGAGTTCCATTCGGCGAGCGAGGGCTCCGCGAACTCCCAGATCCGGTCGTTCAGCCCGATGACGGCGTCCGCCCGGCGGTCGATCCAGGCGAGGGCCGCGTCCTTGGCCTGGGAGTCGACGGCCAGGTCGGACGGCGGCGCGTAGTTGACGGGGTCGGCGGGCTGCGTCCGGGGATCGAGCGCGAGGTCGGACGCGGCGGCCATGGCCGGGTCCGCGGTGAGGATCGGGGTGACCGCCGCGGCGGTTCCCGCGGCGCCGAGCAGGCCGAGCATGTCCCGCCGGCTCATGCCGGACGAGTCGAGATGGTCGGTTTCACACACGGGGGGACTCTCCTTACGAGGGGCTGAAGGCCCGCGGGGACTCGGGCGGCCCCTGAGGGCGTGCCGGTGGGAGGCGCGCCGTCCAGGTGACGGCCAAGGGGAGTGGCGGGGGTTGCGGTGAGGTCGCGGCCCGCGAGACGCCGCCGGGGCGCCGCGGGCCTGGGGCCTGCGAGGTGTGGTCGGCCGGGGGCGCGAGGGTGGGAGCGCGTCGCCCGGGAGGCCGGAGCCGACGATCGGTTCGTGGTGCCAAGTCTCCAGCTGGAACGCTCCAAGATCATTGGCGATGCCTGCCGAAATGGGAGCGTCCGTCTCTGCGGTGATGCACAGTTTGCGAGCGGGCGGCGACGGATCGGCGAACGGGGTGTTTCCGGCGCATGGCCCCGGTGATCCCCGCATCACCACCGCACCGGCCCACCGGCCTCTCGCCGGCGCACGACCATCGGGAATCACTCGTAGCATTCCCCCGTGACGTTCTCTCCCGCGACCGGGCGCGTGCTGCTGCTGGGGGGCACCGGGGAGGCACGGCGGCTGGCCGCGCTGCTCGACGGGGACCCGGCGGTCGAAGTGATCAGCTCCCTCGCGGGCCGGACCGCCGCCCCGCGCGCCCTGCCCGGACGCGTCCGCGTGGGCGGGTTCGGGGGCGCGGAGGGGCTCGCGGCGTGGCTGCGGGACGAGCGGATCGGCGCGGTGGTGGACGCCACGCACCCGTTCGCCGCGCGGATGACCGCGAACGCCGTCCGGGCCTGCGCGGACACCGGGGTGCCGCTGCTGGTACTGCGCCGTCCCGGCTGGTCGCGGGGGCCGGGCGACGACTGGCGGCGCGTCCCGTCCCTGGCGGCCGCCGCCGCGAGCCTGCCCGGCGAGCGGGTGTTCCTGAC
Proteins encoded in this region:
- the cobM gene encoding precorrin-4 C(11)-methyltransferase, with the protein product MTVHFIGAGPGAADLMTVRGRDLVAASPVCLYAGSLVPVEVLEWCPPGARLVDTANMVLDDIVAELVAAHGRGDDVARLHSGDPSVFSAMAEQMRRLDAAGVPYDVTPGVPAFAAAAAALGRELTVPEVAQTVVLTRTSARATPMPPGEDLAALGRSRATMVLHLAVQRIDAVVAELVPNYGGDCPVAVVARASREDELVLRGTLADIAEKVRAAGVRRTAVIIVGAVLGAENFPDSHLYSAARSRTGDS
- a CDS encoding amidohydrolase, coding for MCETDHLDSSGMSRRDMLGLLGAAGTAAAVTPILTADPAMAAASDLALDPRTQPADPVNYAPPSDLAVDSQAKDAALAWIDRRADAVIGLNDRIWEFAEPSLAEWNSSWAQAQFLAANGFTIEWGSGGMPTAFVATFSHGTGKPVVGFSGEYDALPGLSQEKGNPKHSPLVYNHDPYAPTYGYGHGCGHNALGAAAAGAAAATAAAMKARGLDGTLKFFGSTAEEQLVGKSVAVKAGVYKGLDAFVDWHPSTRNGTGWGSGNAMYSVAFHFLGTDGHGGSPLATRSTQDAVTAMSTLTEYLRESYQAPTSRMHYAIRQTGQAPNVFPTLSSIWYYAREGSPARARILMDRIIQCAEAAAMATGTRMEHRIVGAVWNKLGNKRGAELMHANMSQIGAPKFSAADQKFGKALQRSNGAEETGFADEISPLTPPAPVFTGGGSTDVADISWQVPTIQMGAAHQPGGTKNHSWHHTATGAAHPGHVAMLMAAKYLAGTTVDLLTQPKVVGEMKDEFERRTAKIKWKSMLPGDYELPLYEPPRWFLERTGQKWPPKGVQWPPRRVVSTETAPDLGPDLPPSNLPPLE
- a CDS encoding cobalt-precorrin-6A reductase — translated: MTFSPATGRVLLLGGTGEARRLAALLDGDPAVEVISSLAGRTAAPRALPGRVRVGGFGGAEGLAAWLRDERIGAVVDATHPFAARMTANAVRACADTGVPLLVLRRPGWSRGPGDDWRRVPSLAAAAASLPGERVFLTTGRTGLAAFAGDDRRRFLVRSVDPPEPPLPPRTTVVLARGPFTVEGETALMREHRIDVLVTKDSGGAMTAAKLTAARDLGLPVVLVDREPVPDGVPVTATVEDAAAWLARAGRFRPGSGGA